GGCGGTTCAGAATCAACCTCGACGTGTCACGTTACCCGCGCACCCCGGAGGACGGCACCCCGGCCTGAACGACCGACGCATGGGGCACCAACTGCCGCCAGCTCTGCACGTTCCCCACCTGCACGGTCACGAAGCGTTCCAGCGCCCGCCACAGCGCGGGCCGCTCGTCATCGGGGACGGGGGCCTCCATGCTGGCGCGCACGGGACGGCGCACGACGTTTCGCAGGAAGTCCAGACTCGTGGGCGGGTAGGCGGACAGACTCGCGCACGCGCCGCACAGGAGTTGGCCGCCGAGGGGGTCGGGGTGTTCGGGGTGGGCCGCGCCGCAGCGGGCACAGCGGGCGGTCTGGAGGACGAACCCCGCCAGCCCCAGCAGCTTGTGGCTCATCACGAGGGCCACCCACTCCGGGTCCGGCTGGTGGGAGATGCCGCGCAAGGCCCCCGCGAAGAGGTCGAACGCCTGCTCGCTGAACTCGCCCTCCTGAAAGAGCGCGTCGGCGAGTTCGGCCATCAGGTGCGCGAAGGCGTACCGCTCCGGCTCGGCCAGCCTCGGCAGCGCCCCTTCCAGTACGGCCTGCTGCACGGTGGCGAGGTCGGCCTGCGGCGTCTGGTACACCTGCGCGCCGACGTGGTGGAAGAGGTTCAGGCGGCTGGCGAGCGGCCCGCGCACCCCGCCCCGCGCGATGGCCTTCACCTTGCCCTGCGGCGTGAGCAGCGTGACGATGATGTCGCCAGCGGGCGTCACGCGCCGCCGGATCACGATGCCGCTGCGGGTCGTGCTGCGCGACCTCATGGGGCCTCCTGCGCCGGAGCGTGGGGGAGGCAAACGCGGGACTCACGCTGTAACGACTCCTCCGGCACCCGACCGGAAGGAATGAATCTCAGCGCATCCCGTCTCACTCGCCGATTCTAGAGCTTCAACTCAGGGCGGACGGGGCGGGGGGCACGGTTCTCAGGGTTCGGGGAGGCGTCGCGCGATGGGGCAAGCAGGACTTGCCACCCCTCCCGGTCTCAACGGTCCCGTCGTTCAGCGCGACGTTGCAGACGCCCACAGTCGCAACCGCCCATCATCTTCAAAGCTCTCTTCCCGGCGTCAGCCCTGGCACGTTCCGTCCTTCCCGGTCCCCTTACACTGCCCCCCATGAGCGATCCTCCACCCAAGCGTCACAGCGCCCGCGACGTGCTGCGGGAACTGTTTCCCGAGTCGTACCGCGAGCTGTTCGGCGAGGAGCCGGGGGGCGGGCCGCCCACGCTGGGGCTGTACCCGGTGGCGGACGGTCGCCTCGCGCTCGTCCACGGTGAGCAACTGGCCGAGTTCACGCCCATCGAGCCGAAGGGGCGCAACGCCCTGCACTGCGACCTGTGCCACTACACCCGCTCGCGCAGCGAGGCCGCCCTCTACCGCGTGGTCGTCGCCGCCCGCCGCACCCGCTACGTGACGCTGTGCCTGGGCACCGAGAGCTGTCAGAAGCGTGCCGGACATCGCAGCCTGGAGACGCTGGCCGACCGCATCTTCCCCATTGAGCCTGTTTACGCGGAGTGACGGGAGCGGTCGGCGGTCCGGTCCTCCTGGGAGTGGCAAGTCGTGACGCAAGTGCCTACGCTGCCGCCGACGCTGGCTGGGCAACAGTTGACGGGCCTCAGTGACTCCCTGACGCTCCCATGACAAACGGCTGAAGGAACGGGCCAGAGCGTTTTGGTCCCGTCCGGCCTACGCTGCCCATGTGGAAGGCTTCTGGGCGGAGCTGCGGCTGATGGAGGGCCTGGTCGCCGCGTTCGTGCTCAGTGGCCTCATCGGCTGGGAGCGCGAGCGGCGCAACCGCAGCGCGGGCCTGCGGACGCACATCCTCGTGGGCGTGAGCGCGGCCCTCTTCGTCGTGCTCGCCGACACCCTGATCGTGCGCTTCGCGGACGACTCCTCGCAGGTCCGCTTCGACCTCGTGGGCGTGCTCGGCGCGGTCGTCAGCGGCGTGAGCTTCCTCGGCGCGGGAGCTATCTTCTCCGACCGTCGGGGCGAGGGGGCGAAGGGCCTCACGACGGCGGCGGGCCTCCTCGCCACGGCGGGCGTCGGGGTGGCGTGTGGCCTGCATCTCTACGTGCTGGCGGCGGGGTCGACCGCCCTCTTCCTCTTCACCCTGGGCTGGCTCGCCCCCCTCGTCGGGGAGAAGGGGGAGAAAATGGTGGACGAGGAGCGCGCGGGCGAGCGGGAGGCGAAGGAGCAGCGGGCGGGGGACTGAGCCTGGGCAGGAGAGGCTGACTACCACTTCCCAGCTTTCCCCACAAACGCCTGAGTTGAACCACAGATCGGGCAGTGGCTATATTTTCGCCGTCTGGCAGAAGGACGAGCGTTGCTCGTCACCCCCTCCCCGACCCTCTGCAAGCAGCTCTCCGAGTCCCCCACAAGGAGGGAGGGAGCAAATGGCACGTCTGGAACGCTCACTTTCTCTTGACATCAGGCGTTACGAGGTGGGGGCGGCCAGAGGGTGTGTTCTCCCGCAAGCAGATCGGAGGCAGCGGCTCTATCACCTGCTGCTGACCGCTAAAAGCTGACGGCTGAAAGCTCCTCCCTTTGACTCCCCGGCAAGGATTGTATACAGTATCCACTATGACCTCCTTCGAGCGCCCCACCCTCGTGCGGGACGGCGTGTATGGGCACCTGAGACAGGCCGTGCTGGACGGCGAGATCGCGCCGGGGGAGCGGCTGGGGGAGGTCGAACTCGGGGAGCGGCTGGGGGTGAGCCGCACGCCGATCCGCGAGGCGCTGATGCGGCTGACGCAGGACGGGCTGCTGGTGGCGGAGGCGAACAAGGGCGTGCGCGTCCGCACCGTTTCCGCCACCGAGGCGCGGGAGACCTACGTGGTGCGCGAGGAGTTGGACGGCCTGGCCGCCGCCCTCGCCGCCGGGTCGCACACGCCCGCCGACGCCGCCCGCCTGAACGCCGCGCTCTCGGCCCTGAACGGGGTGCGGGGGGAGGACTACCGCGAGCAGACGCGGCTGGACCTCGCCTTTCATCAGAGGGTGACGCTCGCCGCACACAACGCCGCCCTCGCCGACCTCGCGCGCGGGCTGGCGCTGCGGGTCACGCTCATCAAGCACCAGACGCGCACATACAATGCCCACCCCCAGACGGAGGCGCAGCACGCCGCCATCCTCGCCGCCATCCTCGCCCGCGACGCGGAGGCCGCCAGAGAAGCCGCCCGAGTCCACGTCCGTACCTTCGCCGCCCTCGTCCTGCACGACCTCGGAGAGCAACCATGATCGACCAGATGTACCGCAAGGCCGTCCTTACCGTCTCGGGGCAGAAGCCCGTGGAGGCCCTCGTCCGTTCGCGCGGCTCCAACCTGGCGCGGCGCTTCGTGGCGGGCGAGGACGTAGGCAGCGCCATCGCCGCCGTCAGGGAGCTGGCAGGTGACGGCATCCTCGGCAACCTCGACCTCCTCGGCGAGTTCGTCACGTCGCCCGAGACGGCGAACGAGTTCGCGGGGAACGTGCTGAGGCTGCTGGACGCCGCGCACGCCGCCGGGCAGAAGCCCTACGTCAGCGTGAAGCTCTCCAGCGTCGGGCAGGGGATGACGGTGCAGGGTGGTGAGGGGAACGGTCAGGACCTCGGCCTCACGAGCGCGCGGCGCATCGTCGGGAGGGCGCGGGAGTACGGCGGCTTCGTGTGCCTGGACATGGAGGACCACCCCCGCGTGGACGTGACGCTGGCGCAGTTCCGCACCCTGGTGGGCGAGTTCGGGCGCGAGCATGTCGGCACCGTTCTCCAGAGCTACCTCTACCGCTCGGAGGCCGACCGGGACGGGCTGGACGACCTGCGGCCCAACCTCCGCATCGTGAAGGGCGCGTACCTCGAACCCGAGACGGTCGCCATGCCGAACAAGGCGGACGTGGACGCGGCGTACCGTCGGCTGGTGTTCGCGCATATGAAGGCGGGCAACTATGTCAACGTCGCCACCCACGACGAGGGCATCATCGGGGACGTGGAGCATTTCGCGCTCGCGCACGGCATTGCGCGCGACGCCTTCGAGTTCCAGATGCTGTACGGCATCCGGCGCGACCTCCAGCGCGACCTCGCCGCGCGGGGCTACCGGGTGCGGGCGTACATCCCCTACGGCTACGACTGGTATCCGTACTTCTCCCGCCGCATCGCCGAGCGCCCCGCCAACGTGATGTTCGTGCTGCGCGGGATGCTGAGGGGCTGAGCCGGGATGCCGGAGCCCGACCCCACCGGGGACACCTTCGAGGTCCGCCTGGGCAACGGGGGAGAACTGACCGTGACCCTGGGCGACCGTTCCATCGGCTACCTGATCGAGATGCTGTGGTTTCTGCGCGAGGGCAAGAGCAGCGGCGGGCGGGTCCGCTTCGACGCCGACTCCGGTCTGGAGGGGAATGTCAATTCCATTACCCTCATCCGGCGCTAGACGAAGACCACCACACTGTCCCCTATGTTCAGGAGTGCCGAGATGACGAACGTTCCAACACAGGCTCAATTTTCACGGAAGGCCGGGGGCTGAGCCGTGGACCTCATCGGGGTGACGGGGGCACCTGGCAACGTGGGCACGCCGCTCGTGCGGGCGCTGCTTGCGCGGGGAGCGCGGGTGCGGGTGCTGGCCCGGAGGCCGGAGCGGGCACACGAGGAGTTCGGGGACGCGCCGGGGCTGGAGTACGCGGGGTTCGAGTTCGGCAACCGCCGCACCTACGTCTCTGCCCTTCAGGGAGTGAGGCGGCTGTTCATTACCCGCCCGCCCCAACTGAGTCAGGTCGAGCGCGACATGGTGCCCGCCCTCGACGTGGCGCTCGGCGCGGGCGTGGAGCGGATGGTGCTGCTCTCGCTGCAAGGGGCCGAGCGCCTGACCTTCGTGCCGCACGCGAAATTGGAAAAGTATCTCAAGGAGAGCGGGGCCGAGTCCACCTTCCTGCGCCCCTCCTTCTTCATGCAGAACCTGACGACGACGCACCTGCCGGAGCTGCGGAAGGGTGAAATCTACGTGCCCGCCGGGAAGGGCCGCACGAGCTTCGTGGACGTGCGCGACGTGGGCGAGGCGGGGGCGGTGGTGCTAACGGGGGACGGGCACGCGAACCGCGCCTACGAGCTGACCGGGAGCGAGGCGCTGACCTACGAGGAGGTCGCCCGCAGGCTCACGGCAGTGA
Above is a genomic segment from Deinococcus sp. YIM 134068 containing:
- a CDS encoding MgtC/SapB family protein, translated to MEGFWAELRLMEGLVAAFVLSGLIGWERERRNRSAGLRTHILVGVSAALFVVLADTLIVRFADDSSQVRFDLVGVLGAVVSGVSFLGAGAIFSDRRGEGAKGLTTAAGLLATAGVGVACGLHLYVLAAGSTALFLFTLGWLAPLVGEKGEKMVDEERAGEREAKEQRAGD
- a CDS encoding proline dehydrogenase family protein, which translates into the protein MIDQMYRKAVLTVSGQKPVEALVRSRGSNLARRFVAGEDVGSAIAAVRELAGDGILGNLDLLGEFVTSPETANEFAGNVLRLLDAAHAAGQKPYVSVKLSSVGQGMTVQGGEGNGQDLGLTSARRIVGRAREYGGFVCLDMEDHPRVDVTLAQFRTLVGEFGREHVGTVLQSYLYRSEADRDGLDDLRPNLRIVKGAYLEPETVAMPNKADVDAAYRRLVFAHMKAGNYVNVATHDEGIIGDVEHFALAHGIARDAFEFQMLYGIRRDLQRDLAARGYRVRAYIPYGYDWYPYFSRRIAERPANVMFVLRGMLRG
- a CDS encoding SDR family oxidoreductase; this encodes MDLIGVTGAPGNVGTPLVRALLARGARVRVLARRPERAHEEFGDAPGLEYAGFEFGNRRTYVSALQGVRRLFITRPPQLSQVERDMVPALDVALGAGVERMVLLSLQGAERLTFVPHAKLEKYLKESGAESTFLRPSFFMQNLTTTHLPELRKGEIYVPAGKGRTSFVDVRDVGEAGAVVLTGDGHANRAYELTGSEALTYEEVARRLTAVTGHPIRYTDPNPITFFRHMRARGVATGQIVVMEGIYATARFGLAGRVTPELAGLLGRSPRTVDEFARDSVPTILGENE
- the recO gene encoding DNA repair protein RecO, encoding MRSRSTTRSGIVIRRRVTPAGDIIVTLLTPQGKVKAIARGGVRGPLASRLNLFHHVGAQVYQTPQADLATVQQAVLEGALPRLAEPERYAFAHLMAELADALFQEGEFSEQAFDLFAGALRGISHQPDPEWVALVMSHKLLGLAGFVLQTARCARCGAAHPEHPDPLGGQLLCGACASLSAYPPTSLDFLRNVVRRPVRASMEAPVPDDERPALWRALERFVTVQVGNVQSWRQLVPHASVVQAGVPSSGVRG
- a CDS encoding GntR family transcriptional regulator is translated as MTSFERPTLVRDGVYGHLRQAVLDGEIAPGERLGEVELGERLGVSRTPIREALMRLTQDGLLVAEANKGVRVRTVSATEARETYVVREELDGLAAALAAGSHTPADAARLNAALSALNGVRGEDYREQTRLDLAFHQRVTLAAHNAALADLARGLALRVTLIKHQTRTYNAHPQTEAQHAAILAAILARDAEAAREAARVHVRTFAALVLHDLGEQP